A stretch of Brachyhypopomus gauderio isolate BG-103 chromosome 3, BGAUD_0.2, whole genome shotgun sequence DNA encodes these proteins:
- the arhgap23b gene encoding rho GTPase-activating protein 23 isoform X2, with product MLASRRFISGAPAPVGKEWCFEFPVGVDCSDPEPRCIWLAALRSANVRPTLVHVPVRNTPHWHLHRAKGQRDGVPSSNENAGAASGEGGAWKGPRTVVVQKNSQGFGFTLRHFIVYPPESAFHSSLKDEENGNGKANQKGRLEPMDTIFVKSVREKGPAHQAGLCTGDRLVKVNGESVLGKTYTQVIALIQNSANVLELSIMPKDEDVLQLVSAYSQDAYLKGNEPYTGVARNLPEPPPICYSRSKPTPATASAQTHSPGDAASASASGDTGQRSDGPGRHVLGHHRARSSSSVGIVVSPLDFHFANHNAAIASASLPHPRKAGQTRSRLCHQALADWYHSQAMGVTGLAAAHRPHGGSQERLIDSGPAPGGHVAWAHSASQETLLHHHHAAGAGPNWPGMCALPSGRSCSENPLASYAAYEQSCGHSLESLGQAGVLVSPRYGKPAWPQQGGPPGRPEERPGPAVSATPAPAGWGAGLTQKQADLHPHTTAQSRRLPTQAVDDQTVGYRSYSPSFCRKAGHIMQQAHSFRDASYAHLSWTPTPKASPPDSALSSGRDSSPLSLSSAAETQDSAKTASEGGSAQVASHAPTQEVLLRQKPPSGKHTHARQPNSGVPGHLTEPAVATTPAVRAGDPASRPNGSLQGLPVEHDSLASIPFIDEPTSPSVDLLAQHVPASSVVSGGPCQVPTLPASSPLVSPLTRLLDTDGSNVKNSRRSSYLLAITTERSKSCDEGLNVFREEGRVLSRLPKRVKSFFTDGSLESLRAAEDARSKRHSTSELGTITLTDIRKEGWLHYKQILTEKGKKVGGAMRPWKRAFSVLRCHSLFLYKDKREAVLHGAGTPGRGPGGGQAEDEQPISIRGCLIDIAYSETKRKHVLRLTTQDFCEYLLQAEDRDDMLGWIRVIRENSKTDSEELGFSRQALINKKLNDYRKQSPTGNKPDTSPRVHRMVQPFLLSKTDSASGANRSLKTDGKEVSSAPKASWSINIMKKGKKGVPKAFGVRLEDCPPGANNKFVPLIVEICCSLVEGIGLEYTGIYRVPGNNAMVCTLQEQLNKGMDINITEERWQDLNVISSLLKSFFRKLPEPLFTDDKYNDFIEANRLDDAGDRLKTMRKLIHDLPDHYHHTLKFLIGHLKTVADHAEKNKMEPRNLALVFGPTLVRTSEDNMTAMVTHMPDRYKIVETLIQHYDWFFSEELDKDEKTPEDQQDEQPVPNIDHLLSNIGRTAPLTETSDSTTSDSAKSKGSLSSKKDMSAKDFLPLSIISAVTRKRKKHQSTSPTDSSSDEDSEHEPVKASNYGGLSESAGLQTGEGGGEEEADRQSQVEEVDGKGGEVVRVTGSEQGPGQEVGGSQQGEDGSAQVGVDEGGQAGREQARQHRSFLYSQQSPQGQSTTGRPASPASAAGSAHRLSQANPVTRKKLRGDRARPRSLYAERGLLGEEPALERVVGLARVKASLIRGQERLRQAISPSRDPPLQQGWLGQVQANLLASANDLWRSGAQRRHASPETRRRRRDWRRHTVVGSVPAEG from the exons ATGCTAGCATCGAGGCGCTTCATCTCTGGGGCACCGGCTCCAGTCGGTAAGGAGTGGTGCTTTGAGTTCCCAGTGGGTGTGGACTGCAGCGACCCCGAGCCACGCTGCATATGGCTGGCAGCCCTGCGCAGCGCAAATGTCCGACCAACCCTTGTACACGTCCCTGTGAGGAATACGCCGCACTGGCATCTCCATAGG GCGAAAGGGCAAAGAGATGGAGTCCCATCGTCCAATGAGAACGCCGGTGCGGCGTCTGGAGAGGGCGGGGCGTGGAAGGGCCCTCGTACTGTGGTGGTGCAGAAGAACTCGCAGGGCTTTGGCTTCACGCTCAGACACTTCATAGTGTACCCGCCGGAGTCGGCCTTCCACTCCTCTCTGAAG gatgAAGAAAATGGAAATGGTAAAG CGAACCAGAAGGGCCGTCTAGAGCCCATGGACACTATATTTGtgaagagtgtgagggagaaggGTCCCGCCCACCAGGCTGGGCTTTGCACAG GGGACAGACTGGTGAAAGTGAATGGGGAGAGTGTTCTAGGCAAAACCTACACTCAGGTCATAGCACTGATCCAGAACAG TGCAAACGTGCTGGAGCTGTCCATCATGCCTAAAGATGAAGATGTGCTCCAGTTGGTAAGT GCGTACTCTCAGGACGCCTATCTGAAAGGCAACGAGCCTTACACAGGGGTGGCCAGGAACCTTCCGGAGCCTCCCCCCATCTGCTACTCGCGCAGTAAGCCCACCCCTGCCACAGCGTCGGCTCAGACCCACAGCCCGGGTGACGCAGCATCGGCCAGCGCCAGCGGAGACACGGGACAGCGCTCGGACGGGCCAGGCCGCCACGTTCTGGGCCACCACCGCGcccgctcctcttcctcggtGGGAATAGTCGTCAGCCCGCTGGACTTCCACTTCGCCAACCACAACGCGGCCATCGCCTCGGCCTCGCTGCCCCACCCCCGCAAGGCTGGCCAGACGCGCAGCAGACTGTGTCACCAGGCACTGGCCGATTGGTACCACAGCCAGGCAATGGGGGTCACGGGCCTGGCCGCGGCACACCGCCCGCATGGCGGCTCCCAAGAGCGGCTGATAGATTCTGGTCCGGCGCCAGGGGGGCACGTGGCCTGGGCCCACAGCGCCTCGCAGGAGACgctactccaccaccaccacgccgCAGGAGCAGGGCCGAACTGGCCGGGCATGTGTGCGCTGCCCTCCGGCCGCTCCTGCTCCGAGAACCCGCTGGCTTCATACGCCGCGTACGAGCAGAGCTGTGGACACTCGCTGGAGTCGCTGGGCCAGGCGGGTGTCCTGGTCTCACCCCGCTATGGGAAGCCAGCCTGGCCGCAGCAGGGCGGCCCGCCAGGCAGGCCGGAGGAGCGGCCCGGCCCGGCTGTTTCTGCCACGCCGGCGCCTGCAGGATGGGGAGCCGGTCTTACCCAGAAGCAGGCCGACCTCCACCCACATACGACAGCCCAGTCCAGACGACTTCCCACGCAGGCGGTAGATGACCAGACGGTGGGCTACCGCAGCTACAGCCCCTCCTTCTGCCGTAAGGCCGGCCACATCATGCAGCAGGCACACTCCTTCAGGGACGCTTCCTACGCCCACCTCAGCTGGACGCCCACGCCCAAAGCCAGCCCCCCAGACAGCGCACTCTCTTCGGGTCGAGACTCATCCCCTCTGTCACTGTCCTCTGCCGCCGAGACGCAGGACTCGGCGAAGACGGCCTCCGAGGGAGGGTCTGCACAGGTCGCTTCTCACGCTCCCACGCAAGAGGTCCTCCTCAGGCAAAAGCCCCCATCCGGCAAACACACCCACGCACGCCAGCCCAACTCGGGGGTGCCGGGGCATCTAACCGAGCCTGCCGTGGCCACGACCCCTGCTGTACGGGCGGGAGACCCCGCGAGCAGGCCCAACGGCAGTCTACAGGGCCTGCCTGTGGAGCATGACTCCCTGGCCTCCATTCCCTTCATAG ACGAGCCCACCAGCCCCAGTGTCGACCTGCTCGCCCAGCACGTCCCCGCCTCCTCTGTGGTGTCCGGCGGCCCGTGCCAAGTGCCCACCCTCCCTGCCTCCTCCCCCCTCGTCTCTCCTCTCACACGCCTCCTCGACACGGATGGCA GCAACGTGAAGAATAGCCGCCGCTCTTCATACCTGCTGGCCATCACCACAGAGCGCTCCAAGTCATGTGACGAGGGGCTGAACGTGTTCCGGGAGGAGGGCCGCGTGCTGTC GAGATTACCAAAAAGAGTTAAAAGCTTCTTCACAGATGGG TCCCTGGAGAGCCTCCGAGCGGCGGAGGATGCCCGTTCCAAACGCCACTCCACCTCCGAGCTGGGCACCATCACGCTGACGGACATCAGGAAGGAGGGATGGCTGCACTACAAGCAGATCCTCACAGAGAAGGGCAAG AAAGTGGGCGGTGCCATGCGGCCGTGGAAACGGGCCTTCTCCGTGCTGCGCTGCCATTCGCTCTTCCTCTACAAGGACAAGAGGGAGGCGGTGCTCCACGGGGCCGGAACGCCAGGGCGGGGCCCTGGTGGCGGGCAGGCGGAGGACGAGCAGCCAATCAGCATCCGCGGCTGCCTGATTGACATCGCGTACAGCGAGACCAAGCGCAAGCATGTGCTGCGCCTCACCACGCAGGACTTCTGCGAGTACCTGCTGCAGGCAGAGGACCGCGACGACATGCTCGGCTGGATCCGCGTCATCCGAGAGAACAGCAAGACCGACAGCGAG GAACTAGGATTCTCCAGACAGGCCCTCATCAATAAGAAACTGAACGACTACAGGAAACAAAG CCCAACAGGTAATAAGCCAGACACGTCTCCACGAGTCCACCGCATGGTGCAGCCCTTCCTCCTGTCCAAGACGGACAGCGCCTCGGGAGCGAACCGCTCCCTCAAGACCGACGGCAAGG AAGTGAGCAGTGCCCCCAAGGCTTCGTGGAGCATCAACATCATGAAGAAGGGAAAGAAGGGAGTGCCTAAAGCCTTTGGGGTGCGTTTGGAGGACTGCCCACCAGGGGCCAATAATAAG TTTGTCCCCCTGATCGTGGAGATCTGCTGTAGCCTGGTGGAGGGGATAGGCCTGGAGTACACGGGCATCTACCGCGTGCCGGGTAACAACGCCATGGTGTGCACACTTCAGGAGCAGCTGAACAAGGGCATGGACATCAACATCACGGAAGAA AGGTGGCAGGACCTGAACGTCATCAGCAGCCTTCTCAAGTCTTTCTTCAGGAAGCTTCCAGAACCTCTTTTCACTGATG ACAAATACAATGACTTCATCGAGGCCAACCGCTTAGATGATGCAGGGGATCGCCTGAAGACCATGAGGAAGCTG ATTCATGACTTGCCTGATCATTACCACCACACACTTAAATTTCTGATTGGCCACCTTAAGACAGTGGCGGACCATGCAGAGAAGAATAAG ATGGAGCCCAGAAACCTCGCCCTGGTCTTCGGCCCCACGCTGGTACGCACCTCGGAAGACAACATGACGGCCATGGTGACACACATGCCTGACCGCTACAAGATCGTGGAGACGCTCATCCAGCAC TATGACTGGTTCTTCAGTGAGGAACTGGATAAAGACGAAAAG ACTCCTGAGGACCAACAGGATGAGCAGCCTGTCCCAAATATTGACCACCTCCTCTCCAACATAGGAAGAACAGCCCCACTAACGGAGACCTCAG ATTCCACCACCAGCGACTCCGCTAAATCCAAG GGATCCTTGAGTTCAAAGAAAGACATGAGTGCCAAGGACTTCCTGCCCCTGTCCATCATTTCTGCTGTGACCCGGAAGAGAAAGAAGCACCAGAGCACCTCCCCCACCGACAGCAGCAGTGACGAAGACTCGGAGCACGAGCCGGTCAAAGCCAGCAACTACGGCGGGCTGAGCGAGAGCGCGGGGCTGCAGACGGGTGAAGGGGGCGGAGAGgaggaggcagacagacagagccaGGTCGAAGAGGTGGATGGGAAGGGTGGGGAAGTAGTGAGGGTCACGGGGTCAGAGCAGGGGCCAGGACAGGAAGTGGGAGGGAGCCAGCAGGGGGAGGATGGGAGTGCGCAAGTGGGCGTGGACGAAGGTGGGCAGGCCGGGCGAGAGCAGGCACGGCAGCACCGCAGCTTCCTCTACTCACAGCAAAGCCCTCAGGGGCAAAGCACCACGGGTCGGCCCGCCAGCCCCGCCTCTGCTGCCGGCTCCGCACACCGGCTCAGCCAGGCCAACCCCGTGACCCGAAAGAAGCTGCGTGGGGACAGGGCACGCCCCCGCTCCCTGTACGCGGAGCGCGGGCTGCTCGGGGAGGAGCCTGCCCTTGAGCGGGTGGTTGGTCTGGCCCGGGTCAAAGCCTCACTCATCCGAGGGCAGGAGAGGCTGCGTCAGGCCATATCTCCCAGCCGGGATCCCCCCCTACAACAGGGCTGGCTGGGCCAGGTGCAGGCCAACCTGTTGGCCTCCGCCAATGACCTGTGGAGGTCAGGGGCCCAGCGGCGGCATGCGTCCCCAGAGACGCGGCGCAGGAGAAGAGACTGGAGACGCCACACGGTGGTGGGCAGCGTTCCTGCAGAGGGCTGA
- the arhgap23b gene encoding rho GTPase-activating protein 23 isoform X8, with amino-acid sequence MLASRRFISGAPAPVGKEWCFEFPVGVDCSDPEPRCIWLAALRSANVRPTLVHVPVRNTPHWHLHRAKGQRDGVPSSNENAGAASGEGGAWKGPRTVVVQKNSQGFGFTLRHFIVYPPESAFHSSLKDEENGNGKANQKGRLEPMDTIFVKSVREKGPAHQAGLCTGDRLVKVNGESVLGKTYTQVIALIQNSANVLELSIMPKDEDVLQLAYSQDAYLKGNEPYTGVARNLPEPPPICYSRSKPTPATASAQTHSPGDAASASASGDTGQRSDGPGRHVLGHHRARSSSSVGIVVSPLDFHFANHNAAIASASLPHPRKAGQTRSRLCHQALADWYHSQAMGVTGLAAAHRPHGGSQERLIDSGPAPGGHVAWAHSASQETLLHHHHAAGAGPNWPGMCALPSGRSCSENPLASYAAYEQSCGHSLESLGQAGVLVSPRYGKPAWPQQGGPPGRPEERPGPAVSATPAPAGWGAGLTQKQADLHPHTTAQSRRLPTQAVDDQTVGYRSYSPSFCRKAGHIMQQAHSFRDASYAHLSWTPTPKASPPDSALSSGRDSSPLSLSSAAETQDSAKTASEGGSAQVASHAPTQEVLLRQKPPSGKHTHARQPNSGVPGHLTEPAVATTPAVRAGDPASRPNGSLQGLPVEHDSLASIPFIDEPTSPSVDLLAQHVPASSVVSGGPCQVPTLPASSPLVSPLTRLLDTDGSNVKNSRRSSYLLAITTERSKSCDEGLNVFREEGRVLSRLPKRVKSFFTDGSLESLRAAEDARSKRHSTSELGTITLTDIRKEGWLHYKQILTEKGKKVGGAMRPWKRAFSVLRCHSLFLYKDKREAVLHGAGTPGRGPGGGQAEDEQPISIRGCLIDIAYSETKRKHVLRLTTQDFCEYLLQAEDRDDMLGWIRVIRENSKTDSEELGFSRQALINKKLNDYRKQSPTGNKPDTSPRVHRMVQPFLLSKTDSASGANRSLKTDGKEVSSAPKASWSINIMKKGKKGVPKAFGVRLEDCPPGANNKFVPLIVEICCSLVEGIGLEYTGIYRVPGNNAMVCTLQEQLNKGMDINITEERWQDLNVISSLLKSFFRKLPEPLFTDDKYNDFIEANRLDDAGDRLKTMRKLIHDLPDHYHHTLKFLIGHLKTVADHAEKNKMEPRNLALVFGPTLVRTSEDNMTAMVTHMPDRYKIVETLIQHYDWFFSEELDKDEKTPEDQQDEQPVPNIDHLLSNIGRTAPLTETSDSTTSDSAKSKGSLSSKKDMSAKDFLPLSIISAVTRKRKKHQSTSPTDSSSDEDSEHEPVKASNYGGLSESAGLQTGEGGGEEEADRQSQVEEVDGKGGEVVRVTGSEQGPGQEVGGSQQGEDGSAQVGVDEGGQAGREQARQHRSFLYSQQSPQGQSTTGRPASPASAAGSAHRLSQANPVTRKKLRGDRARPRSLYAERGLLGEEPALERVVGLARVKASLIRGQERLRQAISPSRDPPLQQGWLGQVQANLLASANDLWRSGAQRRHASPETRRRRRDWRRHTVVGSVPAEG; translated from the exons ATGCTAGCATCGAGGCGCTTCATCTCTGGGGCACCGGCTCCAGTCGGTAAGGAGTGGTGCTTTGAGTTCCCAGTGGGTGTGGACTGCAGCGACCCCGAGCCACGCTGCATATGGCTGGCAGCCCTGCGCAGCGCAAATGTCCGACCAACCCTTGTACACGTCCCTGTGAGGAATACGCCGCACTGGCATCTCCATAGG GCGAAAGGGCAAAGAGATGGAGTCCCATCGTCCAATGAGAACGCCGGTGCGGCGTCTGGAGAGGGCGGGGCGTGGAAGGGCCCTCGTACTGTGGTGGTGCAGAAGAACTCGCAGGGCTTTGGCTTCACGCTCAGACACTTCATAGTGTACCCGCCGGAGTCGGCCTTCCACTCCTCTCTGAAG gatgAAGAAAATGGAAATGGTAAAG CGAACCAGAAGGGCCGTCTAGAGCCCATGGACACTATATTTGtgaagagtgtgagggagaaggGTCCCGCCCACCAGGCTGGGCTTTGCACAG GGGACAGACTGGTGAAAGTGAATGGGGAGAGTGTTCTAGGCAAAACCTACACTCAGGTCATAGCACTGATCCAGAACAG TGCAAACGTGCTGGAGCTGTCCATCATGCCTAAAGATGAAGATGTGCTCCAGTTG GCGTACTCTCAGGACGCCTATCTGAAAGGCAACGAGCCTTACACAGGGGTGGCCAGGAACCTTCCGGAGCCTCCCCCCATCTGCTACTCGCGCAGTAAGCCCACCCCTGCCACAGCGTCGGCTCAGACCCACAGCCCGGGTGACGCAGCATCGGCCAGCGCCAGCGGAGACACGGGACAGCGCTCGGACGGGCCAGGCCGCCACGTTCTGGGCCACCACCGCGcccgctcctcttcctcggtGGGAATAGTCGTCAGCCCGCTGGACTTCCACTTCGCCAACCACAACGCGGCCATCGCCTCGGCCTCGCTGCCCCACCCCCGCAAGGCTGGCCAGACGCGCAGCAGACTGTGTCACCAGGCACTGGCCGATTGGTACCACAGCCAGGCAATGGGGGTCACGGGCCTGGCCGCGGCACACCGCCCGCATGGCGGCTCCCAAGAGCGGCTGATAGATTCTGGTCCGGCGCCAGGGGGGCACGTGGCCTGGGCCCACAGCGCCTCGCAGGAGACgctactccaccaccaccacgccgCAGGAGCAGGGCCGAACTGGCCGGGCATGTGTGCGCTGCCCTCCGGCCGCTCCTGCTCCGAGAACCCGCTGGCTTCATACGCCGCGTACGAGCAGAGCTGTGGACACTCGCTGGAGTCGCTGGGCCAGGCGGGTGTCCTGGTCTCACCCCGCTATGGGAAGCCAGCCTGGCCGCAGCAGGGCGGCCCGCCAGGCAGGCCGGAGGAGCGGCCCGGCCCGGCTGTTTCTGCCACGCCGGCGCCTGCAGGATGGGGAGCCGGTCTTACCCAGAAGCAGGCCGACCTCCACCCACATACGACAGCCCAGTCCAGACGACTTCCCACGCAGGCGGTAGATGACCAGACGGTGGGCTACCGCAGCTACAGCCCCTCCTTCTGCCGTAAGGCCGGCCACATCATGCAGCAGGCACACTCCTTCAGGGACGCTTCCTACGCCCACCTCAGCTGGACGCCCACGCCCAAAGCCAGCCCCCCAGACAGCGCACTCTCTTCGGGTCGAGACTCATCCCCTCTGTCACTGTCCTCTGCCGCCGAGACGCAGGACTCGGCGAAGACGGCCTCCGAGGGAGGGTCTGCACAGGTCGCTTCTCACGCTCCCACGCAAGAGGTCCTCCTCAGGCAAAAGCCCCCATCCGGCAAACACACCCACGCACGCCAGCCCAACTCGGGGGTGCCGGGGCATCTAACCGAGCCTGCCGTGGCCACGACCCCTGCTGTACGGGCGGGAGACCCCGCGAGCAGGCCCAACGGCAGTCTACAGGGCCTGCCTGTGGAGCATGACTCCCTGGCCTCCATTCCCTTCATAG ACGAGCCCACCAGCCCCAGTGTCGACCTGCTCGCCCAGCACGTCCCCGCCTCCTCTGTGGTGTCCGGCGGCCCGTGCCAAGTGCCCACCCTCCCTGCCTCCTCCCCCCTCGTCTCTCCTCTCACACGCCTCCTCGACACGGATGGCA GCAACGTGAAGAATAGCCGCCGCTCTTCATACCTGCTGGCCATCACCACAGAGCGCTCCAAGTCATGTGACGAGGGGCTGAACGTGTTCCGGGAGGAGGGCCGCGTGCTGTC GAGATTACCAAAAAGAGTTAAAAGCTTCTTCACAGATGGG TCCCTGGAGAGCCTCCGAGCGGCGGAGGATGCCCGTTCCAAACGCCACTCCACCTCCGAGCTGGGCACCATCACGCTGACGGACATCAGGAAGGAGGGATGGCTGCACTACAAGCAGATCCTCACAGAGAAGGGCAAG AAAGTGGGCGGTGCCATGCGGCCGTGGAAACGGGCCTTCTCCGTGCTGCGCTGCCATTCGCTCTTCCTCTACAAGGACAAGAGGGAGGCGGTGCTCCACGGGGCCGGAACGCCAGGGCGGGGCCCTGGTGGCGGGCAGGCGGAGGACGAGCAGCCAATCAGCATCCGCGGCTGCCTGATTGACATCGCGTACAGCGAGACCAAGCGCAAGCATGTGCTGCGCCTCACCACGCAGGACTTCTGCGAGTACCTGCTGCAGGCAGAGGACCGCGACGACATGCTCGGCTGGATCCGCGTCATCCGAGAGAACAGCAAGACCGACAGCGAG GAACTAGGATTCTCCAGACAGGCCCTCATCAATAAGAAACTGAACGACTACAGGAAACAAAG CCCAACAGGTAATAAGCCAGACACGTCTCCACGAGTCCACCGCATGGTGCAGCCCTTCCTCCTGTCCAAGACGGACAGCGCCTCGGGAGCGAACCGCTCCCTCAAGACCGACGGCAAGG AAGTGAGCAGTGCCCCCAAGGCTTCGTGGAGCATCAACATCATGAAGAAGGGAAAGAAGGGAGTGCCTAAAGCCTTTGGGGTGCGTTTGGAGGACTGCCCACCAGGGGCCAATAATAAG TTTGTCCCCCTGATCGTGGAGATCTGCTGTAGCCTGGTGGAGGGGATAGGCCTGGAGTACACGGGCATCTACCGCGTGCCGGGTAACAACGCCATGGTGTGCACACTTCAGGAGCAGCTGAACAAGGGCATGGACATCAACATCACGGAAGAA AGGTGGCAGGACCTGAACGTCATCAGCAGCCTTCTCAAGTCTTTCTTCAGGAAGCTTCCAGAACCTCTTTTCACTGATG ACAAATACAATGACTTCATCGAGGCCAACCGCTTAGATGATGCAGGGGATCGCCTGAAGACCATGAGGAAGCTG ATTCATGACTTGCCTGATCATTACCACCACACACTTAAATTTCTGATTGGCCACCTTAAGACAGTGGCGGACCATGCAGAGAAGAATAAG ATGGAGCCCAGAAACCTCGCCCTGGTCTTCGGCCCCACGCTGGTACGCACCTCGGAAGACAACATGACGGCCATGGTGACACACATGCCTGACCGCTACAAGATCGTGGAGACGCTCATCCAGCAC TATGACTGGTTCTTCAGTGAGGAACTGGATAAAGACGAAAAG ACTCCTGAGGACCAACAGGATGAGCAGCCTGTCCCAAATATTGACCACCTCCTCTCCAACATAGGAAGAACAGCCCCACTAACGGAGACCTCAG ATTCCACCACCAGCGACTCCGCTAAATCCAAG GGATCCTTGAGTTCAAAGAAAGACATGAGTGCCAAGGACTTCCTGCCCCTGTCCATCATTTCTGCTGTGACCCGGAAGAGAAAGAAGCACCAGAGCACCTCCCCCACCGACAGCAGCAGTGACGAAGACTCGGAGCACGAGCCGGTCAAAGCCAGCAACTACGGCGGGCTGAGCGAGAGCGCGGGGCTGCAGACGGGTGAAGGGGGCGGAGAGgaggaggcagacagacagagccaGGTCGAAGAGGTGGATGGGAAGGGTGGGGAAGTAGTGAGGGTCACGGGGTCAGAGCAGGGGCCAGGACAGGAAGTGGGAGGGAGCCAGCAGGGGGAGGATGGGAGTGCGCAAGTGGGCGTGGACGAAGGTGGGCAGGCCGGGCGAGAGCAGGCACGGCAGCACCGCAGCTTCCTCTACTCACAGCAAAGCCCTCAGGGGCAAAGCACCACGGGTCGGCCCGCCAGCCCCGCCTCTGCTGCCGGCTCCGCACACCGGCTCAGCCAGGCCAACCCCGTGACCCGAAAGAAGCTGCGTGGGGACAGGGCACGCCCCCGCTCCCTGTACGCGGAGCGCGGGCTGCTCGGGGAGGAGCCTGCCCTTGAGCGGGTGGTTGGTCTGGCCCGGGTCAAAGCCTCACTCATCCGAGGGCAGGAGAGGCTGCGTCAGGCCATATCTCCCAGCCGGGATCCCCCCCTACAACAGGGCTGGCTGGGCCAGGTGCAGGCCAACCTGTTGGCCTCCGCCAATGACCTGTGGAGGTCAGGGGCCCAGCGGCGGCATGCGTCCCCAGAGACGCGGCGCAGGAGAAGAGACTGGAGACGCCACACGGTGGTGGGCAGCGTTCCTGCAGAGGGCTGA